AGATTATTTCAAAAGGACAAGTGGAAGATGCATGGCCCAGTTGTGTCATAATACCCCCAAAAACAGGAAAACTTGTCTTAATCCCAGTTTGGTGCCAAGGAAGGTGATTTTTACTTCATCCATCTGGGAGAATTCTATTCTAATTCTTTAATATTATGAGGTGGATTCTTGCTTCCTCTATACCATTCATTGTGAAAAATGAGGaatgagagactgagagagtCTGTGCAAGTCAAGTGAAGCCAGGATTTGGCACGATTCCTACTTCGCATGTGAATGGTGCCCCTCAGATAAGGTATTAGGTGACAGTAGGTAACTGGTGTCAGTTTTGAGTGTTCTCCAACAAAATTCAGGAAAATGGTGGCAATGAGCAATTTTATTGCTTTTAAGTACTCAGTTATTAAACttcaactaagagaaagtgaggactgcagacgctggagaccaAGTCCACAtccaagggtcggtgtggacttgttgggccaaatggcctgtttccacactagggattctatcattACCTCAAAGATACAAAGATTattctgaagaaaggcttatgccagcaatgtcggttctcctgctcctcggatgctgccaggcctgctgcgcttttccagcaccacacttttcaactattaAAATTTAATTAAAAGTTTGCAGAAAATGAGGGCACTAATTATCATGACTTGTCTTAAGTGAAGTGAAGAGAAATTTTATTATCTAGTACCTTGAGAAAACTATTAAAAAAGGGGACAAACACAGGTAAATATGCTTAAAAGGAAGTGTCTTGTACGGACAGGGAAAGTAAAGTTTATGCAGTTAAATAATCTTTGTATCTTTGAGGTaatgatagaatccctagtgtggaaacaggccatttagcccaacaagtccacaccaaaccttgggtgaagagtattccacccaaaccAGTTTCCCTgttgaatgcacctaacctacacatccctgaacaatatgggcaatttagcacagccaattcacctaacctgcacatctttggattgtgagtggAAACTAGAGCCACCTGGCGGAAACCCAAGCAGGCACAGAGAGAATAttcaaaccccacacagtcacccgaggctggaatcaaacctgggtccctggctctgtgaggcagcaatgcgaaccactgagccaccctaaccCCATTAGATTTTTAACCTTAGTTATTCAATGATTGATTTGTATCATCAACGGTAGAGGAATATGCAATTATCAATAGAAtagagacaataggtgcaggggtaggccattctgaaCTCCGAATTATtgtttatccaattctctttctcGTTGCATATTGTATTCCAAGATGATGAGGGAAATAGGCAgcaagagatacagagagagagaaaaaaagagatgcaactttattttattcactcatgggatgtgggaattgctggctggcctagcatttattgtccatccctagtttcccttgacAAGGTGGCTGTGAGCTGGCTTCTTAAGCAGCTGctgtccatttggtgtagatatACCCATTagggagggtgttccaggattctgacccaatgacgatagatttccaagtcaggatggtgagtggtttggaagggaaatTACACACGGTGGTGCTTCAATGTATCAGCTGCCCCTATCCTTCAAGATGGCAATGATCCTGGGTTTGGAAAGTGGATTTGGTCTGGACTTACTGCTCTGTAAGGATACTGGGTAAATTcttccagtgcatcttgtagataggagacactgctgttactgagcttcATTGGTGGAGTGGATGCTcttggatatggtgccaattatgtgggctgctttgtcccagtGTCAAGCATTTTGAGCGTTGTTGGAgcaccatccaggcaagtggacaatAGTCTACATCACATTCCTAAAATGCACtagatggtggataggttttGGAACACCAAGTGGTGAGTTACCcagtgcagcattcccagccTCTAACCTACTCTTGGAGCcaatgtatttatatggctactccagtacagtttctggtcaatggtaatccccaggacaTTGGTAGTGGAggagtcagtgatggtaacatcttTGAATGTCAAGAGGAAATGGTTAGATTGCTCGTCACTTGTGCAGTGTGCAGGTCACTCATAACTTGTCAGCACAAGCCTGGACAGTGTCTAGGTCTTGCTCCATTTGGGCATGGACAGCTTCAATATCTAAGTAGTCACAAATGGCACTGAAtgctgttcactgatgattgcacataaccagttctgaccttgtgatggagagaaaTTGATGACTGGCCCaatattcagctgcttcatcaaagacacttccctgaggaactcctgcagaaatgtcgtgaagcagagatgactgacctccaccaGCCATAACCATCTTTTATTATATCAGGAGGACTTCAACCAGCAGAGAGCTTTGCCTGGATTCCCATTGGTTCCAGTTTTGCTTCTTGATGCCAAATTGCTGTTGCAAGTTAATTTTTCCTTCTTGCTTCTCTGCTTGTCAAACACTGCTGCTGTAATACACATCAGTGTGTTTGCCTGAGTGTAGCTCCATTAGCTTTCAAACTGGTTAATAGTCAGATGGATCTTTTATCTCTCAATATTAGAACAATCATGTATGAATTACTCAGGATATGCAAATTTCTTTGACACTGGCCCAGTTGCCCGGTTtgagttaatttagataaaaatgGTAATTTCAGGGAAAATGGACTGATTTATTCAACATGGGTGTCATGAAGCTTGCCTGAATCTGTGGCCAGGTGACCACTGCAGTCATTTTGGGtccatttttctttcattttaaaaatcattttagtCCAAGAAAAGTCTCAGATATAATTAATTATAATTTACACCGACTACTATTGTAACAACCTCCACAAAATTAAGACCATCTAAACAATTGCCTAAAAACAAATGCTGTCACTAAGTCAGTTTGTTTTAGAGATAGAATTACATTTTTGTTGCATCTCCAGCTCATGTACTTGAACATAATGTCAATGTTATTGACCTGACTGTTATGGATCCACACTGCACTGGAACTAAAATTTGGAATCACGAGTGGTGTATCGATTTTTGTTGCCTGTCCCTCGCCCCTCTTTTCTGCTCTTAGCTGGGCATCCCACCTGTTCTTGCTTCTCACACTATCATGGAGAATCTGTGCATTTTGGTTACCATAACACAATTTTAATACTGTCATATTTTGTCTCTCTGGATCTGATTGAAATCAGATCACAAagcatgctttaacagtattgttTTTCAAAAGTAGGGCTTGAATGATCCTCATGCAAtagctatagagtcatacagagttgtacagcacagaaacagactcttcagtccacactgaccagatatcctaaagtaatctggtaccatttgccagcatttgactcacATCattctaaagccttcctattcatacacccattcagatgattcttaaatttgtaattgtatcagcctccaccacttcttctggcaactcattccatacactgcaAAACATAACTTTGCTTTTTTCGAGAATAGAAAGCTCAGGAACTCACACAATGAGATCTTAACATTTTGCGGGTCATTTGAAACTTGATAAGCACCGTATCCTGCTAGAGATCCAAAAAGCAGTCCAGACATCAAAGACATTACACTTCctggtttgaaaaaaaaacagatgagtTATTTCATCTTCTTTTCCTCAAAGCCACTGGCTCCAAGTATCTTTTGTAGATCAGCAAATGCTGCTCCATAATACTGCATTGTTACATTTATCAGAAATACAGATCTTACTTTGGTGAAACTCAGATTACCCAATGCTCAAACTTCCACTGAAAATATCAGAATTaaggttattagattagattagattagacttacagtgtggaaacaggcccttcggcccaacaagtccacaccgacccgccgaagcgcaacccacccatacccctacatttaccccttacctaacactacgggcaatttagcttggccaattcacctgacccgcacatctttggactgtgggaggaaaccggagcacccggaggaaacccacgcagacacggggagaacgtgcaaactccacacagtcagtcgcctgagtcgggaattgaacccgggtctacaggcgctgtaaggcagcagtgctaaccactgtgccaccgtgccgttatGACAAGACAAAATGGTTCAGTGGGTTAAGCAGAAACTTCAGCCTCTGGCATGTGAATGAGTGTGAAGGTagcccaaaagagaaaatatttatTTCCGGTTTTAAAAACTGCTTTTAAATAACAGCACCCTTGAAAAAGTTCAGCTTTTATCTGGGAGTTGGTGCATCAAAATCAAAGTCACTCTAATACAGCAGTAAATATCAATTGATGATAAATTCTTGAGCTTGTAACAATAGCTAACAATAAGCAATTTCAAGATTCAGACCAATGCTTTTTTCAGGTAGAATAAAGGTGCAAATAGCACACTTGCTCAGTCCATGGAAGTAATGtggaacaaattaaaaatacaaagACTAAAGAAACTGGGACTTTTTATCCTTTAAAAGTTATTGATTGGAAATCTCAAGGTATTTGAAGATACAAATGGGATAGATAAAATAACTCCTGAATACTACTTCAAACAGAGTCACAACAGTAAAATCAAACCAATCCAGACCATATTTGGACAGAAGAAAATTCTTTGTAACAAGAGGACTCAAGGTAATAAATGCATTTGACTCATTCCCAAGATGAGGGGTTTATCCTATGAGGCATGGTTGAACAGATTGGACAAAAACTCACTGGATTTTCAAAAAATGAGAAATAATCTATTGAAACAATTAAAATCTTGAAGGAATTTGATAGCTTGGATACTGGGAGTGAAACATGATCTCGTggacacagtttaagaataagaggtCTTTTAAGATAGAGACAAGGATTTGTTTTTCCTCTGGAGGTTTATTAGTCTGTGAACTTCTTTCCCccagaagtggggggggggggggttatctCATTAAACTTATTTAATGTTGAGTAAGACAGGTAAAGGAGTCAGAATCTCGGAGGATCGGTCAGGGAATTAGGGTCAAGACTACAACCAAGTCAGCCAggaacttattgaatggtgaaatgAACTCAAAGGATCAAATTGCTCCCAGGTTGTAAATGTTTCGATGCATTCGAAGCAAAAAACTTACAATCCTTCAAAAATCAAGAGATGGTCAGAATGTAGATATTTTCTCAGGGGAACAGGCTGTTGAACTATAACGAAATGTCCTTGCTTATTTGTACTCACCTTGGGAAGTACCTAACACTATGAATTGTTAACCGCATCCACAAAAGTACATTACCTTTCCGAGCATATCCTAGAATGCCACCCACCGTCACAATAGCAGCATAGGAATAGCTTATCCAATCGACGGGCATTCTTGATTCTGGCGGGGAgagagaacaaaaagaaaaatcttaTATTTGATACCAGCttttctcttcaaaaaaaatacaaacacaaGATTAAGTGCAGTTGAGAACAACAGCTCTCTGTTTTTACATCCTTTTCTATTTAGGGCTCCCCAGGAGGGCAGCTGGGTGGCCTGTTCCCAAGCCTCAGGCAGTGTCATTCACTCAGTCAGTCAATCACTGGAAATGCACAAACATGATCTGGGGTAAGTTTGCTTCTTTGCCTGTGGGAAAGTACCAGGAATGTTTAATATTTCACCTTTCAATGATCTAAGGACACACTGTGTTGGAAATCAAAAGATGATATCAGAC
Above is a genomic segment from Hemiscyllium ocellatum isolate sHemOce1 chromosome 3, sHemOce1.pat.X.cur, whole genome shotgun sequence containing:
- the LOC132834298 gene encoding transmembrane protein 14A-like; amino-acid sequence: MPVDWISYSYAAIVTVGGILGYARKGSVMSLMSGLLFGSLAGYGAYQVSNDPQNVKISLLTAGILTTVMGVRYKRSGKIMPAGLIAGISLFMVLRLVFVML